From the Cololabis saira isolate AMF1-May2022 chromosome 13, fColSai1.1, whole genome shotgun sequence genome, the window GGGCTAAAATCACCAACAGTCACATTTCATATCCAGCAGAATAACTGAGTACAGATTTAAGACATTGTGCGTGGATGAGGATCATCATACTGCTGCTTCTGTACGTGCAGAACTGCTGGGGAGCCGTGAACAGTTCCGGACTGATTGTTCATTCCCGTCTACTTATTTGTGCATCTTCCCCGGATGAGCCAGCTGATTTTAAGTCGCCCTGCGTGTTATTGTGTCTGAACTACAATAACATCTAATTTAAACGCTGCAGGCAGCTGCAGATGTGAAAGCAGTGtatttattctttgtttttatacatttcctCGTATGTATGTGGTTTCTGACTGGCTCCATGTGGTTGGCGTTGTGTACATTTTGACGGAGACACAATTTGCATATTCTTCTGTCTTCGCTACGCAGCTCCTCGTGCTCCTGCTGTCGTGCACCACAGTAGTCACCTTGGACCCTTGCTGCACGACTTCCTCTACGACCTGCGAAGAAAACATGGTGGAGCGAGCCACTCCACCATGATTCCTACATGAAATACTTTCTCACCGTGCATGTGTGCTCTTTCCGTGCATCCTCGTGCTCACGTTACACTCCGTCAGTCTTGTTTTTACTCATTACTGCTCTTGGACTTCATGTGCTTGCACCACTTTGGATGGCTGTGAAGTATTGTGCAGAGGAAATGAATTATGATTAAATAAAGGGAACACGGGAAAGAATCTGATATGGAACACTATTAATGTGATTGTTTATTCCACAAGGAGAGCaaatccttttttcccccttttttgaatGTTGCGTAAACCTGTATGCATGTGagattttttgtttgtctcatgAGTGTCGCTCATGACAAAGACTACTTTGAACCTACTTAAACCCATAACACAGAAAGCGAGGAGGAAGCTCATTGTGCACTTTGTATGACTCCTCgtgcctttttgtttttctactttACATGTCAAGTGCTATCCTTTCTTCacccctcccttctttcctctttgtgAGTACTCTGGAGAGCTGCACAGTATTTTTGAGCAGGAGTGAGTTACTACAAAAAAGTGTAGTGCCATTAGAAACTGTGAATTATTTCtaaataaaatctttttttgttgttgttgtctttcACTTTGTCTTTGGGTTTTGTCTCGAAACAATTTCATTGGTCAGATATCTTTTAACCATTCAGGATTTTGTCTTTGTCCTAATAAAAAGATTAAGTAAAATTACTTGGATTCGTTTAGTTTTTCACAGATCCAATAAAggagaaatatgtttttttgccTTGTAATTTCCATTTCTAAAATAAAACTGTCTAGATATGTGGTACAAGTCAGTCTTATTTAAAATGTGACAAAATAGGAAGATTGTAGAGGTTAAGTATACAGGTAGAGCAAAGTTATGCACAgttatttgtattacacattTCAAACATAAGGACTCAAAGGCACTAATAAAGATATCAAACTAgatttttaataaaacaatgTTTCATACAAGTATCTAAAACTGAATGAATGTTATTTAATCAAAAGCATTTGAAAAAATAAGACGCAGTTTGGTTGTCAAAATTGCTACTTTTGGACAAATTCAAGCTCCACCGGGAGCTGATTCCAGCAGAGGGAAGCATGCTGACTGAAACCCATTTCACCTTTATTTTGATGCCTCTGGGTGAGCTGACCAGTTCCTGCAGACACCTTCCAGGTTTATACGCAGGAAAAGGTTTCTGATATAATCTGGGCCCTGACTGTTCAGATATGtattgatggagaaaaaaaaggtttacgcTGAATAATTTTTGAAAGCCAGTGTAAGGATTAAAGTACTGGATTGATATGTTCCCTCTTCCACTGATGGAAATACTGCAGGATACACATACAGAAAATCCAAGTGTGAACCATTAAACATCTCTTTAGGAAAGACAAATCACCTCAGGGGCCAAAGCCAGTAAGGAATTCACATCTAGGTCCAGTTGAGAATTTATGGTGGAAAATCCAGGTACGTCGACGGGTGAATGATGAACTTTCTTCCTGCAATGCTGTTCTGCGAATGAAACGGAACCTGGTTGATGACAAGGAATATTAACTCTCAGTAAAGTTCATATCTCAAAGAATACCAGCTTTTATAAAAGCCACAAATGGTGTAAAGCTGTGGACTGTGATTTTTTGTGGCTCATGATTCCCTAATTATCTCATAAATGTGTTATTCCATGCTGTTTCCTTTAGCTgttgtttggggggggggaaagGGAGCAAACTTCATTCAATGGCAggataagcaaaaaaaaaaagaaaggggtcAAGCAACAAAAAATGTTTTGGGTTGTATTTACCCTGCCTTTAACATTACtttggttgtttgtttttaaaagcagAATGTTCAACTGTTACATAAACTAATTTGTCATATGTTATATTATCTTGCCATGATGCATTTTCTAATGCAAATTAAACAACTAAACGGACATCTTCTCAGACTTTGGCTTGGATTTCCTTGATTTGTTACTTTGTCATGGAGTTTCCTGGCTTAGTATTGAAATCTATTCATACAATGTTTCAAATCAATTgtacaataaaaaacatttatagaTATTTCATACAGAAATCAGCCTTTCTGTAAGACGCTGTTTTCGCACTGATGTTTCTTACCTTAAAGATTTTACTTTGCCTGGCATGTTAGGGATCTGAATCGATCTCTTCGTCAACACGAAACAATGACTGCTTATTAAAAGCAAATTAAGCTACAACTGTTTGgttatagattttttttatttctctttcaaGGGAACAAGGTGAAGTCATAATCGTTGAGTTTTATTgaggtagatttgtgtattAATTATTCAATCTCAAAAAAGATTggttcaatcaaaaaaaataatttcaatcaaagaaaaaaaaaaaaaagtgtttgaatgcaaacaaagatatttgagactcaaaaaaaatgcatttgaacactgtttttctttgattggaaatgttttctttgatagaagtgaagtttttatgtagtgtttttttgtgtttgggccatattatgggtaggacatttgtgtctttatcatttaatcaaaaaagaagttgcttcaaaaagaaaaaatattttcaatgaaaaaaaatcacttcaataaaaaaaactccccttttatcaaagaaaacatttccaatctcagaaaaacagagttcaaatgcatttttttttgagtctcaaattttttttttgcattcaaacattttttctttaattgaaaatatattttttgattgaagcaatttttttttgattgaataattaagacacaaatctacgcCTTTCCAGCAGCATGGGACTAACTGGAGAGTCGTCCCTCCGGCCGCCAGGCGGCGCTGCAGGCGGCGCCGGACTCTGTTTGCAGCAGCGCGGCGCTTTCTCTCTTGTTTACGTTTGATCCAACAACATGGAGGACGAAGTTGATGTTGACATCGAGGGAGACGACTTTGAGAGTGGCATTAGGTAGGGGGCTTGTCTTTACTCTTTAACTCGTGTCTCTACCGTATTGTGGTGCGTGTGCGTCATAAACCCCGCAGCGCGGGACGGTTCTGGCTCTGGACGTGTTGCATTCACGACCGCTTGTTCTTGCTGTTGCAGTCAGATGGAGACGGGAGGGTTCATCCAGGAGCAGCTGGTGCAGTCTGCGGGGAGGAGTGGGTCCTGGACCCTGGTAGGACCTGCTGCAGCTGGGTTTATGTCTGGGTTTGTGTCAGGAAGCTGCTGTGCTTGTGTTGACTGTGTGTTTCTCTCAGCCCTGGGAGCTGGACGACTCCATCAGCCCCGAGAACCGAGAGGTGATCGAGAGGATGCTGCTGGAGGAACAGTATCCTTCTAGCAGGAAACTATTGAGAAACAACTGCTGAGCAGTGGCATTATTCCAGCCTTCATACTTAACACACTAAATGATCAAcaagagtttagtttagtttatttgcacataaaacagaacagtaaaaacaatgggcaaatgaagcattgtgcaggagaggtggaagccaaaaaggcttatgaaaatgcctcccctttataatataaaacacacataaacaacaacagcagtaacagcagcagtagtagcaactGACTtcaaagcaaaaacacaatatagaaATGCATAATGTAAAGtaacagaaaaagacaatttagcatgaaaaagaaacaatacTGGATTATTGAAAgacaggaaaaaggaagaagatgtaggataattgcatgaaaaaaagTACAGTTTAACAACTCCAGAAGTGTTTCTGGTCTTAACTAAagaatgattttttttcaagtgttttttgaacaaagccagtgaagatattgattttagtgATATAGGTAAATTGTTCCATAGGGATGGTCCTCTGTATTTTAAAGTGCATTGATTGTGTGAAGTCCGGCATAAAATTCTGGAAGCTGAGTGGCAGGTCATGAGATGAATATACATActtatacataaacacacaggttTGATAGATGTTCACATTGAAGACAgataacaaattacattttctaaaaagaaaaataagagatTCTTTTGGCAAAAGTAACCATtctcaaaaatgtattttgggcTAGCAGGATCTTATTGAGAAAAGTAGGACATGTAGCTGCCCATACAGAATTACAATACACAATATATGGATACATTAAGCTATAATAACAAGTTAAAATACAAGATTGATTCACCAGTGATCGTATTCTACTCAAAATACCGATTGGCCTCATAGTTTTTTTTAGTTCAGTATGGCACTTCCATGTTAAGAGCTGAAGAATtaaaatttcattcaatacaTTTGCTTCTATTGAAGTGTCAAAACCTATAATGCATTATATATTGTATTCCACATAAATGTTGACAGGTAAATACAATTTCATCCTTCAGCTAATGGTTGCATGATCAAACAGTAAAAATAATAGGCCGCAACCCTTAAACAAGTCACTAAACAAAGTAAAGTTTGTTGTTGATAATTCAGCAGGATAATCAATTAATTGTTTGATCCAGAAGACACCCAGAAACTGTCAAGTTACTAAAAATGGTAGGAATCCATTGTCAAAAGAGTTGCAGATTAATTGACCAATAAAATAGTGTTGGACACTGTCCCAGTTTCATACTGGAAATGCGAGCTACTGTTTTATTGTTTGGGTGTAGAGTCTATCAGTTCTGATCCAGTGCCACTGGAAATGATGTAACCCCATACCATCAAACTTGTTGTAGGCTCTTCCAAACACCCTTCATATGTTTTGTCCCAGTCATTCTGGGTCAGGTTGATCTTCATGTCGTCTGTCGAAAAAATGCTGTTACACAACAGGCCTTGTCTTGTGAGATGGGATTTTAACAAAGCTGTGTCTGACCTTTCTTCTATGAAAAATGATCATGACCACAGTCACTTATATGTTTTCATAAATGGCTAAAATGAAAATGTTGTCATTGCCCAAATAACTGTAGATTACAGGTCAGAATCCTGCTCTTGTATTTTTGATTGTTAAATCAGTGTTCCTCAGCTGTTCTTGAAGATATTATTTGACAGGTAAGGAGCCTCCCGACCATATTTTGCAGAGTAATGCTACCAAAAAACACAAAGTGAAGAAGTAAGTTACTTCTTTTCTTAGCATTCTCATCACCGTTGCACTTGTTTTTGATTGTCTTGGTCTTCATGCAATGCTTCTCTCTGTTTGGTGTTTAGATCTCCTACCAAGACTTTGGCCTCAGCATCTACTGCATCTTCCCGCTGGTCCAAACAGGAGAGAGAGCTGTTTGAGAGAGGACTGGTAGGCTTCTCCCTTGAAAGTGCAGCTATTTTGCTGCTGTCTCTCACATGTTATTTCTTGGGATACATACTGTAAGCCTATTACAGTTTTAATGGTGATTTTGTATACAGtactttgtgtgtgtttttttgttttttccaaaaCCACTGACCAGAATATCATGAAACTTGGTGCGGAGTTGGAGCATCAAGCATTTTAATCCAGGATGGAATCACTAGTCAAAGCTGCAGTATATTTTTGTCTGTAAGAAGAACTCTCTGAGGTCCCTTTTTGAGGGCTTGATGTTTCTACCTGCAGGCTCAGTTTGGTCGAAGATGGACTAAGATCGCGAAGCTGCTGGGCAGCCGTACGGTTCTTCAGGTCAAGAGCTATGCCAGGCAGTATTTCAAACACAAGGTAAGAATCTCTGCGTGTGTTATGCTACTCCTAAATAACTTGTAggatatatatgtgtatatgtatatgtatatatctctGTATATCTGTAATAAATCTTAATTAATCTTAATTGCTTTCATTTGTATTTTAAACGCTGCACTTTTTTCTGATCCAGAACAAATCAGAACCCAGTCCTGCAGCTCCCTCTACAGGTTCTGTGATCCCCCTACAGCCTCCCCAGTCCACGCCCAGTCACTCCTCCGCTCTTACCAATGCTGTCCGCATTGAGAGGCTCTCTGATGACGAGGATGTAGACATCACAGATGACCTGAGTGAGGATGAAGGTGCCGATGATCAAACACAAATTGTGGTCAAAACTGAGTTCCAGAGGCCAGACGGGCAGACGGAGACTGGGATCCAAACAGAAAGCCTTTCAGAAGAGCAGAACGAGGCGGGTCAGAGAGTGGAAGAGAAGACCCATGATACAGAGTACCAACCCAGCCAGAGTTCCCCTTCTCAGCCCTCATCTTCCCTTGTTTGCACGGACCTTGGAGAAGTAGGACTAAATGAGAAGGCTAGCGAGAAAGAATGTGTTTTTCCAGAAAGTCCTCAGACACAATCACAGAGAGAGTCAAAAGAGATTGATGCAGATGAGGGCCGGAGCTGGCAGTGTGACACGACACCACAGGCCGGTCCGGGAGATGAAGCATATTGCGGCAGCATGGGTAatccacatttccttttttgtctTCTCATGACGAGGTTGATCTTTTAAGATTATTGTCAGTATATAAATTATGCTTTCCAGACTCACCAGATAAGACGGAGAACGATACACCAGATCAAGATGAAGATGAGAACCAGAacgaagatgatgaagatgaagaagaggaggagctgAAGGCCCCAGAACAAGAGATAGAGATGGACACAGAGACCATCActgaggaagaaaaacaagccaTTCCTGAGTTCTTTGAGAGCCGACCATCCAAAACCCCTGAAAGATATCTGAAGATTCGAAACTATATCCTGGATCAGTGGTACAAACAAACGCTAACCACATAAATGTTTCATAACTTCCTTCACCAGAGgtttgcagaggaaaaaaaaagactattgCTATCTTTACCCTCCAGGCTGAAGAGCAAGCCCAAGTACCTGAACAAAACATCGGTCCGGCCGGGTCTCAAGAACTGTGGCGACGTCAACTGCATCGGGAGGATACACACCTACCTGGAACTTATTGGGGCCATCAACTTCAATTGTGGTACGTCTATAGGAGTATCTACACATACTTATGGTGTCTGTGAATCTTCCTTTTTCATGTCTGAGTTCATACTTTCTTCTTGTAGAGCAAGCAGTGTACAATCGGCCAAAGGTGGTGGACCGCTTCAAACAGAAGGAGGGCAAAGACGTTCTGGAGGCCTATCAACTCGCCCAGAGGCTGCAGAGCATGGTAGGCCGGCCCTGTAACTCAACCACAAAATATAAGCTGGCTTCCTCACTTGAACTAACTTCAGATTGGTTGCAGAGGACCAGAAAGAGGCGTGTACGAGACCTCTGGGGGAACTGGTGCTACGCTAAAGATTTGGAAGGACAGACGTTTGAGGTCTGGACACTGACCGACATGCAAACACATGCAACTGTTCTGATTTCACGGTCATTTTTGTACTGAGACCATGTGGGCCGTGTGTTTCTCAGCATCTCAGCGCTGAGGAACTGGCTCGGCAGAGAGAGGAGATGAAGAAGCAACCCAAGCCCTGCAAGATGTCCAGATGCAGAGGGTGAGCAGCATTCAATGGTGCACCATGTAATTAATGACACATACGGGAATACTGAGAACGTTCTTTCACTTTGTCCACCAGGTCTTTTGATCCCTTCCAGCTGATTCCCTGCAGGTCTTTCGACGGTGATGTACAGGTTAGTGAATATCTATTTTATCATTAACTTTCCACATGGGTTGAGTTttgcacacatttctcacatctGAGTGAGATGTTTAGAAACTTTAGCTGCTTTTCATTGGAAATAATAATCACTTTACTAGTGTAAATTATGCTTAGCTAACATTTACTTCACCTTTTGGATTTCACAAAATCTTTCTTTTAGGTGACTAGATGACGTTTGGCAGCTTGGTCAACATTCTTCAaaagaatttaatttaattttagcaTTATATGATTAGTGTTAACTAATAAAATAAGCTTCCAGAGTGATGGTTTGTTCTGATTTTAGATAAGTTTAAGTTGACCCTAAAGTGGTTTTGACTGTTTGCCAAACATCTTTACATTGATGAAGGCGACTAGAGTATTCTTGACTTCTGTGAATGCTGTGAAGGGATATTTATTCATCTAAGAAAGAATGTTCAACTTTTCAGCTCCCAATTTGAGGTTAGGAGGATTTGAGTTGGTACTTCTTACACAGTATCTTCTTCAATGTTACGTCCACTTTGCGGCAAGTGCAAAACACCGCTTGAGGACGATGCTGCCACTACCAGGATAATGTCCTTGGGGTTGAATATGCCTTTATTGCACCTCCGAACATACAGCAGGGCATAGTGAccacatactgtatgtgtagAAGTTATTTTTAAAATCGATTTGTTTGGAAACTTCTGTTGAGCTTAAAACCTCCAGTTGAGGATCAGCAGCTTTCTTCCTGCGACAAAGGCCTTGAGCATAGCAGAGCTTCGTTTGGTGGTTTCTGTGTTCCTGATCATCTGAGCCAATGTCCTCATGGCTCAGGATAACGGTTGGAGTCTTCGTCTAGACCAGTgcttcccaaccctggtccacGGGGGACGCTGTCATGCATGTTTAAAATGTCTCCCTGCATCACCACACCCGATTCAAATTAGCAGTCATccccagcttgtcatcaaggtctggacaactctgttgaCGACACAGCTACtggtatcacggtgtgctgaagcaacgtagcatctaaaacatgcaggacagtgtgtcCAGAGGACCGGGTTTGGGAA encodes:
- the mysm1 gene encoding histone H2A deubiquitinase MYSM1, which encodes MEDEVDVDIEGDDFESGISQMETGGFIQEQLVQSAGRSGSWTLPWELDDSISPENREVIERMLLEEQYYLTGKEPPDHILQSNATKKHKVKKSPTKTLASASTASSRWSKQERELFERGLAQFGRRWTKIAKLLGSRTVLQVKSYARQYFKHKNKSEPSPAAPSTGSVIPLQPPQSTPSHSSALTNAVRIERLSDDEDVDITDDLSEDEGADDQTQIVVKTEFQRPDGQTETGIQTESLSEEQNEAGQRVEEKTHDTEYQPSQSSPSQPSSSLVCTDLGEVGLNEKASEKECVFPESPQTQSQRESKEIDADEGRSWQCDTTPQAGPGDEAYCGSMDSPDKTENDTPDQDEDENQNEDDEDEEEEELKAPEQEIEMDTETITEEEKQAIPEFFESRPSKTPERYLKIRNYILDQWLKSKPKYLNKTSVRPGLKNCGDVNCIGRIHTYLELIGAINFNCEQAVYNRPKVVDRFKQKEGKDVLEAYQLAQRLQSMRTRKRRVRDLWGNWCYAKDLEGQTFEHLSAEELARQREEMKKQPKPCKMSRCRGSFDPFQLIPCRSFDGDVQEPFQVTVCAETLLVMDMHAHVSRGEVIGLLGGTFDEEAKLLKICAAEPCNSVSTGLQCEMDPVSQTLACDVLSSLGLGVVGWYHSHPSFHPNPSVRDINTQDQFQSYFSRGGAPFIGMIVSPYDPANLSPLSTITCLLVKDSQESSQPHKIPYRFDFMSSQLIPDWEQTMRRAQWIIHKYAQAPGSVQMDRLFRRESHLTCLDKMLACLARHLEPLPDGEGDHFLTQIQSLFQSDFISRQWSSDQEQGELLNASPKPADSDDTAFEQLISKEGPQEGAGEPDTSSSTVLHLGSVLSTEHDYLL